One segment of Methylotenera versatilis 79 DNA contains the following:
- the mlaE gene encoding lipid asymmetry maintenance ABC transporter permease subunit MlaE, with the protein MIKSNLFVCLVRTLRSIGHKFSDNVWRLGAGARLFGLTLASSGESFRRFHLTVREVYFTGVMSLVIILVSAFFVGMVLALQGYHTLQKYGSSESIGVLVALSLLRELGPVVTALLFAGRAGTAITAEIGLMKATEQLSAMEMMAVSPISRVIAPRFWAGVIAMPILAALFSMVGILGGYLVAVPLIGVDAGAFWSQMQANVDWQFDILNGVIKSLVFGVACTMIALFEGYDAPPTAEGVSRATTRTVVTSSLAILGLDFVLTSLMISM; encoded by the coding sequence ATGATTAAATCTAACTTATTTGTCTGTTTAGTTCGTACATTGCGCAGCATAGGGCATAAATTCAGTGACAACGTTTGGCGCTTAGGCGCTGGTGCGCGACTGTTTGGTCTAACGCTGGCTTCTTCTGGTGAAAGTTTTCGCCGATTTCATTTAACTGTTCGAGAAGTCTATTTTACGGGCGTTATGTCGCTGGTTATTATATTGGTATCTGCTTTTTTTGTCGGTATGGTGCTGGCTTTGCAGGGCTATCACACCTTGCAAAAGTATGGTTCATCCGAGTCTATCGGCGTATTGGTGGCTTTATCGTTGTTGCGCGAATTAGGCCCTGTGGTGACGGCGCTGTTATTTGCAGGACGTGCTGGCACAGCTATTACGGCAGAAATTGGTTTAATGAAAGCGACCGAGCAATTATCTGCAATGGAAATGATGGCGGTTAGCCCTATCTCACGCGTTATCGCACCACGGTTTTGGGCAGGCGTGATTGCGATGCCAATTTTGGCTGCGTTGTTTTCAATGGTCGGTATTTTGGGCGGTTATTTAGTTGCGGTACCGTTAATTGGTGTAGATGCAGGCGCATTCTGGTCGCAAATGCAGGCCAATGTTGATTGGCAATTTGATATTTTAAATGGCGTGATAAAAAGCCTTGTGTTTGGTGTTGCTTGTACCATGATTGCCTTGTTTGAAGGTTACGATGCGCCGCCAACAGCCGAGGGTGTGAGCCGCGCGACGACCAGAACAGTGGTGACATCGTCATTAGCAATTTTAGGGCTAGATTTTGTATTAACCTCATTAATGATTAGCATGTAA
- a CDS encoding ABC transporter ATP-binding protein gives MTPNIVELDNLSFGYKNRMLHQGINMVFPRGKVIAIMGGSGSGKTTLLRLIGGQLKPSKGEARVDGQVVHKQSRAGIYQLRRKMGMLFQQGALFTDLSVYENVAFPMREHTDLPESMIHDLVLLKLNAVGLRGAHKLMPTELSGGMARRVALARAIALDPDIIMYDEPFAGLDPISMAVICDLIRTLNDALGATSIIVSHDVKETFTIADYVYFVANGVVAAEGTPEDLRKSDLPFVHQFVHGEKDGPVPFHYAAGDYKQDLLDFKAT, from the coding sequence ATGACTCCAAATATCGTCGAACTCGACAACCTTTCTTTTGGCTATAAAAACCGCATGTTGCATCAAGGCATCAACATGGTGTTTCCGCGTGGCAAAGTAATTGCCATTATGGGCGGCAGCGGCAGCGGTAAAACCACGTTATTACGTTTAATCGGCGGGCAACTTAAGCCAAGCAAAGGTGAGGCGCGCGTTGACGGCCAGGTGGTACATAAACAAAGCCGCGCTGGCATTTATCAATTGCGCCGCAAAATGGGTATGTTGTTTCAACAGGGCGCATTATTCACCGATTTGTCTGTATATGAAAATGTGGCCTTTCCGATGCGTGAACATACCGATTTACCTGAAAGTATGATTCACGATTTGGTACTGCTGAAATTAAATGCTGTTGGTTTACGTGGCGCCCATAAATTGATGCCAACTGAGTTGTCTGGTGGTATGGCGAGGCGTGTGGCGCTAGCAAGAGCAATTGCGCTTGATCCCGATATTATTATGTACGATGAGCCTTTTGCAGGTTTAGACCCTATTTCTATGGCAGTTATTTGCGATTTGATTCGCACTTTAAATGATGCGCTTGGCGCAACCTCTATCATCGTGTCGCATGATGTAAAAGAAACATTTACCATCGCAGATTATGTCTATTTTGTTGCCAATGGCGTGGTTGCAGCAGAAGGTACACCAGAAGATTTGCGTAAATCAGACTTGCCATTTGTGCATCAATTTGTGCATGGCGAGAAAGATGGGCCAGTACCGTTTCATTATGCAGCGGGTGATTACAAGCAAGATTTGTTAGATTTTAAAGCGACATAA
- a CDS encoding prepilin-type N-terminal cleavage/methylation domain-containing protein: protein MNKQTGFTLIELAIVLVIIGLLLGGVLRGQELINSAKAKNITADLKNVQIFIYGYQDKFRAIPGDDANVAVHINGGTAAGSPAATLNNAQINGAWNSTTPTDESFLFWQHVRLAGFATGPTAVNDPAYLPRNAESGRFGVQSLPGFATIVDAAPMTGSYVTCTENIAGRLVKQIDANLDDGNTATGSLRAVAVAGQPSVATGQIVDGTPYIVCLAF from the coding sequence ATGAATAAACAAACAGGTTTTACCCTTATTGAGCTAGCCATCGTGCTGGTGATTATCGGCCTGTTGCTGGGCGGTGTTTTAAGAGGGCAGGAACTGATTAATAGTGCTAAGGCAAAAAATATCACTGCAGATCTTAAAAACGTACAAATTTTTATTTACGGCTACCAGGATAAGTTTCGTGCAATTCCTGGTGATGATGCTAATGTGGCAGTTCACATAAATGGCGGCACAGCAGCAGGCTCGCCAGCAGCAACGCTTAATAATGCGCAAATTAATGGAGCATGGAATTCTACAACTCCTACAGATGAATCATTTTTATTTTGGCAACATGTACGTTTAGCTGGTTTTGCAACAGGTCCTACAGCAGTTAATGATCCTGCATATTTACCACGTAATGCTGAAAGTGGTCGTTTTGGAGTACAAAGTCTTCCTGGCTTTGCAACTATTGTGGACGCTGCTCCAATGACGGGTTCATATGTAACTTGTACTGAAAACATTGCTGGTAGACTGGTTAAGCAAATTGATGCTAATCTAGATGATGGTAATACGGCAACAGGTTCTTTGAGAGCAGTAGCAGTAGCTGGACAACCTTCTGTGGCAACAGGACAAATTGTAGATGGAACACCCTATATCGTTTGTCTTGCGTTTTAA
- a CDS encoding sensor histidine kinase, translated as MLLSLHAFLIWGNEQNYLKQTLFLGTYALFLLWQPIWRSTEKLSRPALAIFIGVGIIGFFYSSWWLTALWLSILFGLLGGRIFSEETKTNRIIHILAASYLLSMLLLWVVPKLLGASDDLEAATFVIRYLIPLLPITIFFIGNQTSKSGQLPVLDFFYTLLLMLVALILVLGSYAIGTLNTVNYIQVMFITIFSMAFVLLAFSFLWQPSTRFSGVELLMSRYLLSIGMPFEKWVKSIAVLAEIESTPNGFVQAAMIEMTSLAWVSGVSWLADETQGKLGESSKHQTNFSFKDFHMTLHTNWQISPALYVHVKLLTQIMGEFYEAKRREETLRQNAYMQAFYETGSRLTHDIKNILQSVGTLVSAAEQTEDKDNAALLNLIRKQLPVLNQRIAATLDKLKAPNEDKKRVEKMSAWWKNLQLRHTQDRIEFKASELPKQDINAEVLDSVLDNLLNNALEKAKYQPNTLITIEMHHIATSGDDGKHFCIDVTDTGKAMDAAIAHDLFKKHIASHNGLGVGLYHAAQDAKQAGYNLILDSNVNGTVRFRVQLSA; from the coding sequence ATGTTGCTCTCACTGCATGCTTTTTTAATTTGGGGCAACGAGCAAAATTACTTAAAACAAACACTTTTCTTAGGAACATACGCTTTGTTTTTGTTATGGCAGCCTATTTGGCGCAGCACTGAAAAACTTTCGCGGCCAGCGCTCGCCATCTTTATTGGCGTCGGCATTATTGGCTTTTTTTATTCCAGTTGGTGGTTAACTGCGCTTTGGCTATCTATTTTATTTGGCTTGCTGGGCGGGCGGATTTTTTCAGAAGAAACCAAAACCAACCGCATTATCCATATTTTGGCAGCCAGTTATTTACTTTCAATGCTGCTATTGTGGGTTGTACCAAAACTACTCGGCGCATCTGATGATTTAGAGGCGGCTACTTTTGTCATTCGCTACTTGATTCCGCTGTTACCGATCACTATCTTTTTTATTGGCAATCAAACTAGCAAATCGGGCCAATTACCGGTTTTAGACTTTTTCTATACCTTATTACTCATGCTTGTTGCCTTGATTTTAGTACTTGGCAGTTACGCAATTGGTACACTAAACACAGTTAACTACATACAAGTGATGTTTATCACCATATTCAGCATGGCTTTTGTATTGCTGGCGTTTAGCTTCTTATGGCAGCCCAGCACACGTTTCTCCGGCGTAGAACTTTTGATGTCACGCTATCTGTTAAGTATCGGCATGCCATTTGAAAAATGGGTAAAAAGTATCGCGGTTTTGGCTGAAATCGAATCGACTCCAAACGGTTTTGTGCAAGCTGCGATGATAGAAATGACATCACTAGCTTGGGTTTCTGGCGTTTCTTGGTTGGCAGATGAGACACAAGGCAAATTGGGCGAGTCATCCAAACATCAAACCAATTTTAGCTTTAAAGATTTTCACATGACATTGCACACCAATTGGCAAATTTCACCCGCTTTGTATGTACATGTAAAATTGTTAACCCAAATTATGGGCGAGTTTTATGAAGCCAAACGACGCGAAGAAACCTTGCGCCAGAATGCTTATATGCAGGCATTTTATGAAACAGGCTCACGTTTAACACATGATATTAAAAATATTTTGCAATCGGTTGGCACACTGGTTTCCGCGGCTGAACAAACTGAAGATAAAGATAACGCTGCGTTACTTAACTTAATCCGCAAGCAATTACCTGTATTAAATCAACGTATTGCTGCGACTTTAGATAAACTTAAAGCACCGAATGAAGATAAAAAGCGCGTAGAAAAAATGTCTGCATGGTGGAAAAACCTGCAATTACGTCACACGCAAGATCGCATTGAATTTAAAGCCAGCGAATTACCTAAACAAGATATTAATGCAGAAGTGCTAGATAGCGTGTTGGATAATCTGCTGAATAACGCATTAGAAAAAGCCAAATATCAGCCGAATACACTGATTACCATTGAGATGCATCACATTGCAACGAGCGGTGATGATGGCAAACATTTTTGTATTGATGTGACGGATACGGGTAAAGCGATGGATGCAGCGATTGCGCATGATTTGTTTAAAAAACACATCGCCTCGCACAATGGATTAGGCGTTGGTTTATATCATGCCGCACAAGATGCCAAACAAGCAGGATACAATTTGATTTTAGATAGCAATGTGAATGGCACAGTAAGATTTAGAGTGCAGTTGAGCGCTTAA
- the ccsB gene encoding c-type cytochrome biogenesis protein CcsB, with protein MNTNALSFAPKTLWQTLKVQDWLYAILLVAGAIFAYSKYSQHMDIYEVSFLFGAAIAFSYLGWRWKNLAKLVIGVGVISLISISMYHGDQARATQAFFLKFLISSQSAVMWMNVLFILAMVTYWFALYKRSDFAGRVASALTWSAVLFGFVGLMVRWYESYLIAPDVGHIPISNLYEVFILFCLITSLLYLHYEDKFNTKQLGGFVLLIINAAVAFILWYRFDRGADAIQPLVPALQSYWMKIHVPANFVGYGSFSLAAMVASAYLLSRKGILTSRLPSLEVLDDVMYKAIAVGFAFFTIATILGAMWAAEAWGGYWSWDPKETWALIVWLNYAAWLHLRMVKGLRGPVLAWWALIGLLVTTFAFLGVNMFLSGLHSYGEL; from the coding sequence ATGAACACAAATGCATTAAGTTTCGCGCCTAAAACATTGTGGCAAACGTTAAAAGTGCAGGATTGGCTTTATGCCATTTTATTGGTGGCGGGCGCTATTTTCGCTTACAGCAAATATTCGCAGCATATGGATATTTATGAAGTGAGTTTTTTATTTGGTGCGGCGATTGCATTTAGTTACTTAGGCTGGCGTTGGAAAAATCTAGCCAAATTAGTGATTGGTGTGGGCGTCATTAGTTTGATTTCCATTAGCATGTATCATGGCGACCAAGCGCGCGCCACACAGGCTTTCTTCTTAAAATTTCTGATTTCCAGCCAATCTGCCGTCATGTGGATGAATGTGCTATTTATTTTAGCCATGGTCACTTATTGGTTTGCCTTATATAAACGCAGCGATTTTGCTGGCCGTGTGGCATCTGCCTTAACGTGGAGCGCGGTGTTGTTTGGCTTTGTCGGCTTAATGGTGCGTTGGTACGAATCTTATTTAATCGCGCCAGATGTTGGACATATTCCCATCAGTAATTTATATGAAGTGTTTATTTTATTCTGTTTAATTACCTCACTTTTATATCTGCATTACGAAGACAAATTTAATACTAAACAATTGGGCGGTTTTGTATTGTTAATTATTAACGCTGCCGTCGCATTTATTCTATGGTATCGATTCGATCGCGGCGCAGATGCGATTCAACCGTTAGTACCCGCATTGCAAAGTTATTGGATGAAAATCCACGTGCCAGCAAACTTTGTTGGCTATGGTTCTTTCTCATTGGCGGCAATGGTAGCGAGCGCTTACTTGTTATCCAGAAAAGGCATTTTAACCAGCCGCTTGCCTAGTTTAGAAGTGCTCGATGACGTGATGTACAAAGCGATTGCTGTGGGCTTTGCATTTTTTACTATTGCGACTATTTTGGGTGCGATGTGGGCAGCAGAAGCGTGGGGCGGTTATTGGAGTTGGGATCCAAAAGAAACTTGGGCATTAATTGTGTGGTTGAATTACGCTGCATGGTTGCATTTGCGTATGGTTAAAGGCTTGCGCGGGCCAGTACTGGCTTGGTGGGCATTAATTGGCTTGCTAGTCACAACCTTTGCATTTTTGGGTGTGAATATGTTCTTAAGCGGCTTGCATTCTTACGGCGAGCTATAA
- a CDS encoding cytochrome c biogenesis protein ResB: MRFAVSMLTVLGIASIIGTVLKQNEPYENYIVKFGQFWFEAFEKLGLFDVYHAIWFLVILLFLVISTSLCIYRNSPLMVREWKTFKEHAAEKSLRAFSHQANFKYSGNQQSASLVETQNKLASYLSEQGFKFKFKTQQNGDELIAAKAGTHQRLGYIFTHVAMVIIFFGGLLDGNLPLKIQEMLGNKKIEVLDIPESQVPAISRLSANNGSFRANMTLPEGTSDDVAFVRVRDGYLVQELPFRVALKDFRIEHYATGQPKSFESDIEITDKDLKQPLKSTISVNHPLVYKGIAIYQSDFQDGGSSVNFKVWDLSQPNANTTTLDGEIFKKTLIGEGEDQLTVEFNEFRKFNILNLTPDGKGKPRNVGPNVTYKLRDTSGQAREYVTYMQPMQLDGKSFFISGMRETVQEDFKFLRIPVDDDFEINGFMRFRAAMLDSKLYPTIAKKLIGNMETKDPKLQAQFEGSVIQLLHTFADGGYTNLAKVIEAAVPEPQREKAAQTYIKMLNSAAFEAYNLSLSQANKKPLVFDTKVQSMLQDSLNAFSDTFFYGTPYYLQLADFKQVEASGFQLTKSPGQKWVYLGSVLLVLGIFSMFYIRERRIWLLVKADEVLFAMSANRKNLDFEQDFERIKKQLGQILS, translated from the coding sequence ATGCGCTTTGCCGTGAGCATGCTCACTGTTTTGGGCATTGCATCTATCATCGGCACAGTGTTAAAACAAAATGAACCCTACGAAAACTATATCGTTAAGTTTGGCCAGTTTTGGTTTGAAGCATTTGAAAAGCTCGGTTTGTTCGATGTTTATCACGCCATCTGGTTTTTGGTGATTCTGCTGTTTTTAGTGATTTCGACCAGTTTATGTATTTATCGCAATAGCCCGTTGATGGTACGCGAATGGAAAACCTTTAAAGAACATGCGGCAGAAAAATCGCTACGCGCGTTCAGCCACCAAGCTAATTTTAAATACTCTGGTAATCAACAATCAGCAAGCCTAGTTGAAACACAAAACAAACTTGCAAGCTATTTAAGTGAACAAGGTTTTAAATTCAAATTTAAAACGCAACAAAATGGTGATGAATTAATTGCAGCCAAAGCAGGCACGCATCAGCGTTTGGGTTATATCTTTACGCATGTGGCGATGGTGATTATCTTTTTTGGCGGATTACTAGATGGAAACTTGCCTTTAAAAATACAAGAAATGCTGGGCAATAAAAAAATTGAGGTATTGGATATTCCAGAAAGCCAAGTGCCGGCAATTAGTCGCTTAAGCGCTAATAATGGATCATTTCGCGCCAATATGACATTGCCGGAAGGTACCAGTGATGATGTGGCATTTGTGCGCGTACGTGATGGATATTTGGTGCAAGAGTTGCCTTTTAGAGTGGCGCTAAAAGATTTTCGCATCGAACATTACGCGACTGGGCAGCCAAAATCGTTCGAAAGTGATATTGAGATCACCGACAAAGATTTAAAACAGCCGCTGAAAAGTACCATCAGCGTCAATCATCCACTGGTCTATAAAGGCATCGCCATTTATCAGTCGGATTTTCAAGATGGTGGCTCAAGCGTTAACTTTAAAGTGTGGGATTTAAGTCAACCAAATGCGAATACGACAACGCTGGATGGTGAGATTTTCAAAAAAACCTTGATTGGCGAAGGCGAAGATCAGTTAACGGTTGAATTTAACGAATTTCGTAAATTCAATATCTTAAATTTAACGCCAGATGGCAAAGGCAAGCCGCGTAACGTTGGCCCCAATGTCACTTACAAACTGCGTGACACATCAGGCCAAGCGCGCGAATATGTCACTTACATGCAGCCGATGCAGCTAGATGGCAAATCATTTTTTATCTCTGGCATGCGCGAAACGGTGCAAGAAGACTTTAAGTTTTTGCGCATTCCGGTAGATGATGATTTTGAAATAAACGGATTTATGCGTTTCCGCGCTGCCATGTTGGATAGCAAATTGTATCCAACGATCGCCAAAAAATTAATTGGCAATATGGAAACTAAAGATCCGAAACTGCAAGCGCAGTTTGAAGGTAGTGTGATTCAATTGTTACATACGTTTGCGGATGGCGGTTATACCAATCTTGCTAAAGTCATCGAGGCAGCAGTGCCAGAACCGCAGCGTGAAAAAGCTGCGCAAACCTATATTAAAATGCTGAATTCAGCCGCGTTTGAAGCATATAATTTAAGCCTTTCGCAAGCGAATAAAAAGCCATTGGTATTTGATACTAAGGTGCAATCGATGTTGCAAGATAGCTTAAATGCTTTTAGCGATACGTTTTTTTATGGTACGCCATATTATTTGCAACTGGCAGATTTCAAACAAGTGGAAGCTAGTGGTTTTCAGTTAACCAAATCGCCAGGGCAAAAATGGGTGTATTTGGGCTCTGTGTTGCTGGTTTTAGGTATTTTTTCGATGTTTTATATTCGTGAACGACGTATTTGGTTGTTAGTCAAAGCGGATGAAGTGCTGTTTGCGATGTCGGCGAATCGCAAAAATTTAGATTTTGAGCAAGATTTTGAACGTATAAAAAAACAATTAGGTCAGATACTTTCTTAA
- a CDS encoding c-type cytochrome has translation MFTKVFASVKSALNNSVKCITVMAFLVTSLFITQSFAETKPAEATKATAAAKPVAAASKQTAEQIVKNVCAACHAVDGNSVISLNPKLAGQHPEYLLKQLTNFKDGTRANAVMLGMVTNLTPEDMQNLATYFAGQKQTLAKAKTNGAGSLGEKIYRGGIAKTSVPACAACHGAKGAGIPKQFPRLAGQHADYTQQQLKTFRTGERANAPMMIAIAAKMTDAEMQAVADYIQGLR, from the coding sequence ATGTTTACCAAAGTTTTTGCTAGCGTTAAAAGTGCGTTAAATAATAGCGTTAAGTGCATCACCGTAATGGCTTTTTTAGTGACCAGTTTGTTCATCACACAGAGTTTTGCAGAAACAAAACCAGCAGAGGCGACAAAAGCAACAGCGGCCGCAAAGCCTGTAGCTGCAGCCAGTAAACAAACCGCTGAGCAAATCGTGAAAAATGTCTGTGCAGCTTGTCATGCGGTAGATGGCAATAGTGTCATTAGTTTGAATCCAAAATTAGCGGGTCAGCATCCAGAATATCTGTTGAAACAATTAACTAATTTTAAAGATGGCACGCGTGCGAATGCGGTGATGTTAGGCATGGTGACTAACTTAACACCTGAAGATATGCAAAATCTAGCGACTTATTTTGCGGGGCAAAAACAAACGCTAGCAAAAGCTAAAACCAATGGTGCTGGTTCGTTAGGTGAAAAAATCTATCGTGGCGGAATCGCTAAAACCAGCGTGCCAGCATGCGCTGCGTGCCATGGTGCAAAAGGCGCTGGCATTCCAAAACAATTTCCACGTTTAGCAGGTCAACATGCAGACTATACGCAACAGCAATTAAAAACTTTCCGCACTGGTGAGCGTGCAAATGCACCGATGATGATAGCAATTGCCGCGAAAATGACGGATGCAGAAATGCAAGCGGTTGCAGACTACATACAAGGTTTGCGTTAA
- the yihA gene encoding ribosome biogenesis GTP-binding protein YihA/YsxC, which translates to MPLFQNATFFISAHHLRDLPPASGIEVAFAGRSNAGKSSALNTLANHNRLAFVSKQPGRTQLINFFTLGNDRHLVDLPGYGYAKVPESMRAHWQSVLARYLSERTSLGGLVLVMDSRHPLTPLDRQMLDWFCPSGKPVHVLLTKSDKLSRGEAGLTLAKVRKELLETWDKTYGSNCTVQLFSSSKKLGVEEAEKVIGKWLFAGEDEASEQGQNI; encoded by the coding sequence ATGCCGCTATTTCAAAACGCCACCTTTTTCATCTCAGCCCATCATCTACGCGATTTACCACCAGCTTCCGGCATTGAAGTCGCATTCGCAGGCCGCTCAAACGCAGGTAAATCTAGCGCCTTAAATACGCTCGCCAACCATAATCGCTTGGCGTTCGTCAGTAAACAACCTGGGCGAACACAACTGATTAACTTTTTCACACTTGGTAACGACCGCCACTTAGTCGATTTACCTGGCTACGGTTACGCAAAAGTACCAGAAAGCATGCGTGCGCATTGGCAAAGTGTATTGGCGCGTTATTTATCTGAACGCACCAGTTTAGGTGGCTTGGTTTTGGTGATGGATAGCCGTCATCCGCTCACTCCGCTAGACCGACAAATGCTGGATTGGTTTTGCCCCAGTGGTAAACCTGTGCATGTTTTATTAACTAAATCAGACAAATTATCACGCGGTGAAGCGGGATTAACGCTGGCAAAAGTGCGTAAAGAGTTGTTAGAAACTTGGGACAAAACCTATGGCAGCAATTGCACAGTGCAACTATTTTCCAGTTCTAAAAAATTAGGCGTCGAAGAAGCTGAAAAAGTAATTGGAAAATGGCTGTTTGCAGGTGAAGATGAGGCAAGTGAACAAGGTCAAAATATATGA
- a CDS encoding cupin domain-containing protein yields the protein MKKPAIVLATLFLLSLAHNTALALEASKSITVTPLLKTTTSWNGVPIAYPNGQAEITGMLVEIAVGGETGWHLHAVPSFGMMLEGSLEVSLKDGSTKILHAGDALVEVVNTLHNGRNIGNTPVKIVVFYAGVTGSQLTEKSQP from the coding sequence ATGAAAAAACCAGCCATAGTGCTCGCAACACTCTTTTTATTGAGTCTTGCGCACAACACAGCATTGGCGTTAGAAGCATCGAAAAGCATCACTGTTACGCCGCTATTAAAAACCACAACCAGCTGGAACGGCGTGCCAATCGCTTACCCAAACGGTCAGGCAGAAATCACCGGCATGCTGGTAGAAATTGCGGTGGGCGGAGAAACGGGCTGGCATTTGCACGCAGTGCCATCGTTTGGCATGATGCTTGAAGGTAGTTTAGAAGTATCACTGAAAGACGGCAGCACTAAAATTTTACATGCAGGTGATGCGCTAGTTGAGGTGGTCAACACCTTACATAACGGGCGCAATATTGGTAACACGCCTGTAAAAATCGTGGTGTTTTATGCAGGCGTGACGGGCAGCCAGCTCACTGAAAAATCGCAACCTTAA
- the trmB gene encoding tRNA (guanosine(46)-N7)-methyltransferase TrmB has translation MIENPIELNKTSDETPDNNLRNRRIRSFVLRQGRLTKGQERALQEVWPQFGVEYAEQLLDLNATFNRTESKKILEIGFGMGESTAKIAQTLPSCDFLAAEVHTPGVGSLLKLIQEGNINNIRVIQHDVVEVLQHMIADASLDGVHIFFPDPWHKKRHHKRRLIQAGFIKQLCAKLKVGAYIHVATDWQEYAEWVLDVLKSEPQLQNTATDLTQEYAEKPAYRPLTKFENRGIKLGHGVWDLVFLKK, from the coding sequence ATGATTGAAAATCCAATAGAACTAAACAAAACTTCGGACGAAACGCCAGACAACAATTTAAGGAATCGCCGCATCCGCAGCTTTGTACTGCGCCAAGGCCGATTAACCAAAGGTCAAGAGCGTGCGCTGCAAGAGGTATGGCCGCAATTTGGTGTTGAATATGCAGAACAATTGTTAGATTTGAATGCGACTTTTAATCGAACTGAATCTAAAAAAATCTTAGAAATTGGGTTTGGTATGGGTGAAAGTACAGCCAAAATCGCCCAAACTTTACCGAGTTGTGATTTTTTAGCAGCAGAGGTGCATACGCCAGGCGTTGGCAGTTTACTTAAGCTGATCCAAGAAGGAAACATTAACAATATTCGTGTGATTCAACATGATGTGGTTGAAGTGCTGCAACATATGATTGCTGATGCCAGCTTGGATGGCGTGCATATTTTCTTTCCGGATCCTTGGCATAAAAAACGTCATCATAAACGTCGCTTGATTCAAGCGGGATTCATCAAGCAGTTATGTGCAAAATTGAAAGTGGGTGCTTACATTCACGTGGCAACCGATTGGCAAGAATACGCAGAATGGGTTTTGGACGTGTTGAAATCCGAACCGCAATTGCAAAATACGGCGACTGACTTAACACAAGAGTATGCTGAAAAACCTGCTTACAGGCCATTAACCAAGTTTGAAAATCGCGGTATTAAGCTAGGTCACGGCGTATGGGATTTGGTATTTTTAAAGAAATAA